In one Arachis duranensis cultivar V14167 chromosome 9, aradu.V14167.gnm2.J7QH, whole genome shotgun sequence genomic region, the following are encoded:
- the LOC107465229 gene encoding uncharacterized protein LOC107465229, with product MPSLQTALPPELANNAIRLYRECLRRAKYIGHRQHNTQLLVDMVRQQFKQNMHETDPEKIQQLKDNAARGLINHILYESEQLSGRKFSKSPKAV from the exons ATGCCGTCTCTTCAAACAGCACTGCCTCCTGAGCTGGCCAACAATGCCATTAGG CTTTACCGTGAATGCCTACGAAGAGCTAAGTATATTGGCCATCGG CAACATAACACACAGCTTCTTGTTGATATGGTGAGACAACAGTTTAAGCAAAACATGCACGAGACAGATCCTGAAAAGATTCAGCAGTTAAAGGATAA TGCAGCAAGGGGACTTATCAACCACATACTATATGAGTCAGAGCAACTGTCTGGTCGTAAATTTAGCAAGAGTCCTAAAGCAGTTTAG
- the LOC107465227 gene encoding small ribosomal subunit protein S13, mitochondrial → MLGLHNATNVVVRLRQNLSAWGVRAQNINIGGGVGGEIPDQKRLQYALQHIHGIGRSKAHHIVCELGVENKYVRDLSKRELYSLRELLSKYLIGNDLKKCVERDVGRLVGIQCYRGIRHVDGLPCRGQRTHTNARTRKSRPTWRGTR, encoded by the exons ATGTTGGGTCTCCACAATGCCACGAATGTTGTTGTCCGCCTTCGTCAAAACCTTTCC GCTTGGGGCGTGCGTGCACAAAATATAAACATAGGAGGTGGTGTTGGAGGTGAAATCCCTGATCAGAAGCGCCTCCAGTATGCTCTTCAGCATATCCATGGCATTGGGCGTTCCAAGGCTCATCACATTGTCTGCGAGCTCGGTGTCGAAAACAAATACGTTAGAGATCTTAGCAAGAGAGAGTTGTACTCCCTTCGCGAATTGCTTTCCAAGTACTTGATTGGGAATGATTTG AAAAAATGTGTTGAAAGAGATGTGGGGAGGTTAGTGGGCATTCAGTGCTACAGAGGCATCAGGCATGTCGATGGCTTACCCTGTCGAGGCCAGCGAACTCATACCAATGCCCGCACCAGGAAGAGCAGACCTACTTGGAGGGGAACAAGATGA